One genomic window of Thermodesulfobacteriota bacterium includes the following:
- the cooS gene encoding anaerobic carbon-monoxide dehydrogenase catalytic subunit: MDNIKYNSDKIKKMVEDRTTDESAKPALEITLKEGIETAWDRLEKQQPQCGFGELGVCCNRCTMGPCRIDPFEGGPERGVCGATADLIVARNFLDDLSTGAAAHSDHGREVVETLYETATGKAQGYDITDTEKLNTIAAELGIETKKRNKNEIAKDVALALLEEFGTIKNSIQFVERAPEQTKKIWKTAGIYPRSVDREIVEAMHRIHMGVGADYANILLHGLRTSLSDGWGGSMMATEASDILFGTPGIKETWANMGVLKEDMVNVILHGHNPILSEMVVEAAEDPEMKKLAEKNGAKGINLAGMCCTGNELLMRKGVPVAGGMLNQELILATGAVEVMVIDYQCIFPSITQTAGCFHSKVVSTSEKSKVPGAVHMEFHPETASDTAKKIIKMAIENYPNRNPDRVKIPGKPMKMVAGFSVEAIVKALGGTPKPLVDVIAAGKIRGAVGIVGCNNPKIKHDYGHLQLAKELIKKDILVVETGCAAIASGKEGLLLPEAAELAGDGLKEVCKSLGIPPVLHMGSCVDCSRILVLGAALGNALGVGIDQLPLAGAAPEWYSQKAVSIGSYFVSSGVFTVLGIPPKIFGSSNVINLVAKDLENVVHATFAVEPDPVAAANLISDHIEKKRKDLGI, encoded by the coding sequence ATGGATAATATAAAATATAATTCTGATAAAATAAAAAAAATGGTTGAAGACAGAACCACTGATGAGTCTGCCAAGCCTGCGTTGGAGATTACCTTGAAAGAAGGGATTGAAACTGCATGGGACAGGCTCGAAAAGCAGCAGCCCCAATGCGGATTTGGTGAATTAGGGGTATGTTGCAATCGATGCACCATGGGGCCGTGCAGAATAGACCCCTTTGAAGGCGGTCCTGAAAGAGGCGTTTGCGGTGCAACCGCAGATCTTATTGTGGCCAGGAATTTTTTAGATGATCTTTCTACAGGGGCGGCTGCCCATTCGGACCATGGTCGTGAAGTCGTTGAAACTTTATACGAAACCGCCACCGGGAAAGCCCAGGGGTATGATATTACAGATACAGAGAAATTAAACACCATTGCTGCTGAATTGGGAATAGAAACCAAAAAAAGAAATAAAAATGAAATTGCCAAGGATGTGGCTCTGGCTTTACTGGAAGAATTCGGCACCATAAAAAACAGTATCCAATTTGTTGAAAGAGCACCGGAACAGACCAAAAAAATCTGGAAAACAGCCGGTATATATCCCAGGAGTGTAGATAGAGAAATTGTGGAAGCCATGCATCGAATACATATGGGTGTCGGCGCGGATTATGCCAATATTCTTCTTCATGGATTAAGAACTTCCCTGTCAGATGGCTGGGGCGGTTCAATGATGGCAACAGAAGCATCTGATATACTTTTTGGCACGCCTGGAATCAAGGAGACCTGGGCCAATATGGGAGTTTTAAAGGAGGATATGGTCAACGTTATTCTCCATGGGCATAATCCCATTCTGTCTGAAATGGTGGTTGAAGCTGCGGAAGATCCTGAAATGAAGAAACTGGCTGAAAAAAATGGTGCTAAAGGAATTAATCTTGCCGGTATGTGTTGCACCGGCAATGAACTTTTGATGAGAAAAGGTGTCCCGGTTGCCGGAGGTATGTTGAACCAGGAATTGATTCTGGCTACCGGTGCAGTGGAAGTGATGGTGATCGATTATCAGTGTATTTTTCCTTCTATTACACAGACAGCCGGCTGTTTTCATTCAAAAGTCGTTTCCACCAGCGAGAAGTCAAAAGTCCCGGGTGCGGTTCATATGGAATTTCATCCGGAGACCGCATCCGACACGGCGAAAAAGATTATAAAAATGGCTATTGAGAACTATCCCAACAGAAATCCTGACCGGGTTAAAATTCCGGGAAAACCAATGAAAATGGTGGCCGGATTCTCTGTGGAGGCCATCGTCAAGGCATTGGGAGGTACTCCCAAGCCGCTGGTGGATGTGATCGCCGCCGGAAAAATCAGGGGGGCGGTTGGAATTGTCGGATGCAATAATCCTAAAATTAAACATGATTACGGGCATCTTCAGCTCGCCAAAGAATTAATTAAAAAAGATATTCTGGTGGTTGAAACAGGATGCGCAGCGATCGCTTCGGGGAAAGAAGGATTGTTATTACCTGAAGCGGCAGAATTGGCCGGAGATGGATTGAAAGAGGTTTGCAAAAGCTTAGGGATCCCTCCGGTTTTGCATATGGGTTCATGTGTGGATTGTTCCAGAATTCTTGTTCTGGGAGCAGCATTGGGTAATGCTTTGGGAGTTGGTATTGATCAGCTTCCCCTGGCAGGAGCTGCCCCCGAATGGTATTCGCAAAAAGCAGTATCAATCGGCTCATATTTTGTGTCTTCCGGAGTGTTTACTGTTCTGGGAATACCTCCCAAGATATTTGGCAGCAGCAATGTGATCAACCTGGTGGCTAAAGATTTGGAGAACGTTG
- a CDS encoding 4Fe-4S dicluster domain-containing protein, with amino-acid sequence MKTVLVNVEKCVGCRHCEIACAKEHSKNKDLLSILNDDPQPQPRISVGLGIDFMKFPNRCRHCDPAPCLQICPTGAIYKDDEFGSVLVKETSCISCGMCAMVCPFSTITFHRTPATNTFVSYKCDDCIDRQKDGKEPACVEACKAGALVFGDINEIVSGLKKDVVMEITKDIKGIEPSEVPANIRLFQSIKEKIAQLGPMPSSN; translated from the coding sequence ATGAAAACCGTTTTGGTAAATGTTGAAAAATGCGTCGGTTGCAGGCATTGTGAGATCGCCTGTGCGAAAGAGCATTCTAAAAATAAAGATTTGCTCTCTATTTTAAATGATGATCCACAGCCGCAACCCAGAATAAGCGTTGGTCTGGGAATAGATTTTATGAAATTTCCCAATCGCTGCCGACATTGTGATCCCGCCCCCTGTCTTCAAATCTGCCCTACCGGAGCAATCTATAAAGATGATGAATTCGGTTCTGTTCTGGTCAAAGAAACCAGTTGTATATCCTGTGGAATGTGCGCCATGGTATGCCCCTTTAGCACGATTACTTTCCACCGAACCCCGGCCACAAACACATTTGTCTCCTACAAATGTGATGATTGTATTGATCGCCAAAAAGATGGAAAAGAACCGGCCTGTGTTGAAGCATGTAAGGCAGGCGCCCTTGTGTTTGGAGATATTAATGAAATAGTAAGCGGTTTAAAGAAAGATGTGGTTATGGAAATAACAAAAGATATTAAAGGGATAGAACCATCTGAAGTGCCGGCTAACATTAGACTGTTTCAAAGTATTAAAGAAAAAATTGCTCAATTGGGGCCGATGCCCTCATCCAATTAA
- a CDS encoding SoxR reducing system RseC family protein produces MATERGIVIKIDATTAWVKTTRTSACETCSAKSSCNAVENGKEMEVEAINEAGAQVGDLIIISIGTASLLKASFLLYVFPILLMIAGAVIGQKTGPWLDFDPSLFSAIVGFLFFFISVWFVKSRGNTMARKNEYKPKIIRILKPQ; encoded by the coding sequence TTGGCAACTGAAAGAGGCATAGTCATAAAGATTGATGCCACTACTGCATGGGTGAAAACCACCAGAACCAGTGCATGTGAAACATGCTCGGCCAAAAGCTCCTGTAATGCAGTGGAAAACGGCAAAGAAATGGAAGTGGAAGCCATAAATGAGGCGGGTGCCCAGGTGGGTGACTTAATTATTATCAGTATCGGAACTGCCTCACTGCTCAAAGCGTCATTTCTTCTTTACGTGTTCCCGATTTTGCTCATGATTGCAGGGGCCGTTATCGGTCAAAAGACAGGGCCTTGGCTTGATTTTGATCCTTCTCTATTTTCGGCGATCGTCGGCTTTTTATTTTTCTTTATTTCCGTCTGGTTCGTCAAATCAAGGGGAAACACCATGGCCCGGAAAAATGAATACAAACCAAAAATTATAAGGATTTTAAAGCCGCAATAA
- a CDS encoding DRTGG domain-containing protein gives MKLSEIRDVLKAEVLAGEDQLDKIIVGAGGADLMDDVLAAVAEHAVLLTGLMSDEVISTAKIAGVGAVVFVRGKRPKEDIVKLAKSHNLPVLLTRYSLFIASGRLYMNGLRGLDGSW, from the coding sequence ATGAAATTATCAGAAATTAGGGATGTATTAAAAGCGGAGGTTCTTGCAGGAGAAGATCAGCTCGACAAAATTATAGTGGGCGCAGGTGGCGCTGATTTGATGGATGATGTTCTGGCAGCAGTGGCTGAGCATGCGGTTCTCCTGACAGGGTTGATGTCCGATGAGGTGATCAGCACGGCCAAGATTGCAGGCGTGGGGGCCGTTGTCTTTGTGCGCGGAAAAAGGCCAAAGGAAGATATCGTCAAGCTTGCAAAATCCCACAACCTTCCCGTTTTACTTACCCGTTATTCGCTTTTTATTGCTTCTGGACGACTTTATATGAATGGGTTAAGGGGACTTGACGGGTCCTGGTGA
- a CDS encoding purine-nucleoside phosphorylase, translated as MQHYIARVNEAAAFIKNQTKKDPDIGLLTGTGLGESAQSLVTKASFEYGEIPHFPVSTVEGHMGKLLVGDMHAKRMIAMQGRFHLYEGYSPLEVTFPIRVMQRLGVQILILSNAAGGLNPEFMPGDIMIINDHINLTGSNPLIGPNVESWGIRFPDMSEAYSKSLAALAEKAGSDTGIDLKKGVYAGLMGPSLETPAEVHFLKTIGTDAVGFSTVQEVIAAVQAKMKVLGLSTITNVNDPDSPVPATVEEIIQVARKGAHDLEKIINKIVENV; from the coding sequence ATGCAACATTATATCGCCCGCGTAAATGAAGCAGCTGCGTTTATAAAAAACCAAACTAAAAAAGATCCAGACATTGGGCTGCTGACAGGAACCGGGCTAGGTGAATCTGCGCAATCACTTGTAACAAAAGCATCTTTTGAGTATGGGGAAATTCCGCATTTCCCTGTTTCAACGGTTGAAGGTCACATGGGAAAACTTCTGGTGGGTGACATGCATGCCAAACGGATGATTGCCATGCAGGGTCGTTTCCATCTCTATGAAGGATATTCGCCCCTTGAAGTGACTTTTCCCATAAGGGTGATGCAACGGCTCGGCGTTCAAATACTTATCCTTTCTAATGCGGCAGGGGGCCTTAACCCCGAATTTATGCCCGGAGATATCATGATCATCAATGATCATATCAATCTGACCGGTTCCAACCCGCTTATCGGCCCAAATGTAGAAAGCTGGGGCATTCGATTCCCCGACATGTCCGAAGCTTACAGCAAAAGCCTTGCCGCACTCGCCGAAAAAGCCGGATCAGATACAGGCATCGATCTTAAAAAAGGCGTTTATGCGGGACTTATGGGCCCATCTCTTGAAACCCCTGCCGAAGTCCACTTTCTTAAAACCATAGGTACGGATGCGGTCGGATTTTCAACTGTTCAGGAAGTCATTGCTGCCGTGCAGGCAAAAATGAAAGTGCTCGGACTGTCAACCATAACCAATGTGAACGATCCGGACAGCCCTGTTCCTGCGACGGTTGAGGAAATTATCCAGGTGGCGCGCAAAGGGGCTCATGATCTTGAAAAAATTATAAACAAAATTGTGGAGAATGTTTAA